Within the Erigeron canadensis isolate Cc75 chromosome 6, C_canadensis_v1, whole genome shotgun sequence genome, the region aaaaatcgATCCATTTGCAACACCATATATCCCAAATTCGAACCAATTTCAAATGAAATTGTAGCCAAAAAGCGAAGTACAGTTACCTGAATTTCTGAAAGTACGCATCCATGCAACGCCATGACCATAAAAGCGCAATGCCGTAGCGCACCACTGAGTTTCACAAAGTTTCTCCAAGGATACTTGGACATCTTGTAAGCACCATGAGGTGGCTCCCAGATAGCAAAGCCCAactgaagaaaaaaaacactgTATCACATGCTATGACCTTTTTAAGTCAAACAGATAATTTTCAACCAAAAACTCATTGAAAATTCTTCAGTTTtgtgaaaatataaatataataggaTAAATCATGTGATAACAAAAATCGAGGGATATACTGCGGGTGATAATTTAGTAATAGAGAAAACATAAAATCAGAAAACAGAATTTGAAGTGTAAAATACCAAAGTATCCTCTTGACTTGTAGATTCGACAGCTGATCTGTAACCACTATAAAGGCGATCTTCATAAGCTTGATAAGTAAGGATTTTTGAAGGAATCCTTTTATATTCAACACAATTAAGATACTGATTAATACAACCTGCAACGAAGCATTACAAACAGTAAGATAAAATATACATGAACTTAATAAATAGCTAAACTTCAAACTGTCAAACAATTTCAAAGCTAAACAGGCTGGATGTATTGGATTGACACTCTCtctctatgtatatatacacatatatattgacCTCAAAACGAAGGCCAGTCTTGAATGGACGTCCGAATAGAGTAAATAGTTATAAAGTAAATATAGGGAAGTGCTAAACCTTCCAAGGAATTAGCAACACCAGTGAAATTCTTAACCACCAACTTATGTAAATCTTCACCAGCCCAGATAGGATAGATGCCAACATTCACAAGCAGACTAACAGCAGCACCCAGTGCAATTAGTAAAAAACGACTTATGGCTGTATCTATAAACTCATTTGTACGATAACCAGAAGCCATTATGTACACATAAGTCAAAGTGAACACTCTGAATCCATACTCATAGGCCTTCAATGTGGGGTAAAGTTTTGCAAAAGTTGCAAGTGATCCTGCAGAAGACATTAAGTATATCACATTTCAATAAAAATATAGTTTATATCTTAAGATGGCATTTTGCTACCATAAATTAGAGGGGGTAATGTCGGTCCAtctacttatgaatgggttgacTCCACTTATGCTTTAACTCTATGAGAGATAGATTAACAGCTAGAAAGGAAAGAGGTTAATGGGTTGAAAGGCGTCCACGGTGTGTTCTGAAGAATAAAAACCTCCTAAatttaatcatataaatattgaagggatatactttttataacacactaattattattattattatcttggTAAAAAACTTGTTACACAtgaaaaacttatacattttGACCACCTACCAATCCTAACCGACcgcattttgccacctctacctTAAACCTACGGCAGGAAATCATAGTAGTTACCAATTGTAAATATgctaacaacaataacaatttcATCCCATACAGCACCAGCTCGCTCACACAAGCGAGCTAACTCAGCCATGGCAAGGGCAAGTCCACCAGCTGACAAAGTCCCCAGTCCACGATTTAATCCTTTGCTAAAGGTTGCTCCTGCataaaaataacaaaggaaGTCAGCATTGTAACTTGAACAATCAGAATAAGATCATAAAGTAATCAGATAGCTTACAGTCATGCATACACTTAAGTTATTTATATAGCTACAATAAATTCAATAATCATTAATATAAGTTTAGTCCATAACTAATTATAGTAACTTCAAATAACAACAAATACTTTACACTCACATCTGAATATCTCCTAGACTCCTAGTAGCCATGAAAACCCGTAAAAGCATAATTATCTCATGTAACTCAATAGTATATCAACTTTAAAGATCATTTGACTTAGGGAATCAAATCACATTCACCAAAAAGGTGTCTAAACAGACTACTAGTTGACCAGGAACCTCCCAAAAGGAAAATTATTGTGTTTTTGTATGATAATTATCCTCTACCCCACGTCACCCAACACCCCAAACCCCATACCCTACATGACAAGCCAACAAACACTAGTGTTGAGCAATTTACCTTCATTTTGGATGTAAAGGTTGCAAATGTATACTTTCAAAACAGATATGGATCCTAAACTTCCAAACAAAAGTTTGAAGCTAAAATTAAATTCCATAACCAGCCATACAATATAAATGAGAATGATTGGTGTAAATTTCTGGGTTTTCGGATATGCATTTAACAAATGATTATTTGTAGAGCAACTTATCGAGAGGTCTCCGGGTTGATGTTAGGTGCACTAGATTTAATAGCCACCTCAAGCAATTATCCCCACCATCAACATCATATGAAGTTCAGGCAACTATTCCTACCTCACGTTCTAGTATATCTAAATATTCAAAATAGCATAAGTCCATAATCACTTTCAAAAACACCGCAATTGTCAACAAATTCATATCAAGTTGACAATTAGAAATCACTAATTCAACTAAAGATTCATGCTGCAACCcttctttcaaaacaaaataagataatataaaatttcTAACCAAAAAACATGAAACGGGAAAAGGGCAttaaacaaagataaaaaaaaatgtaaatctTAGCTACTTATACCAAACTTCAAAAATAACAACAATAGGTTAGCCTTAAAGTTAAGTTCCAAATATTTTACCAAAACAATTCAAGATAACATGCAAATGAGCAATCCCTACGAAGAAACACAAAACTTAAAAGAATGGCGAATTCAATAGTAATTCTCATTCAAACGTTAGCTTATTTTCTGGGCATATCGGCATACTGAAACAAAAAAGTCGATAAAGCTCAATTTTCCCTTTTTACAAGTTTATCATCTTGACCTTACGGGCTTATATAATCAATAAGCCGGTAAGCCGAAAATATGCGCACATTTATTGGCTTTTCTAAATCTCAAATAAGTCGGTGAAATAACATGAAGATTAAATCTTCAACCCAAAACATAGCTTATCAAATTGAAATTCTCATTCAAAACTAGCTATGGCAacataaagtttcaaacttcaacccaaaacctaaccaaGAAACATGAAACCAATAAagggtattaaaaaaaaaattaaagggatatataacaattaacaataatatataattttgttaaacaTGAAGATTAAAACTTCAACCCAAAACAAATAAAGCTTATCAAAACCCATATCAAATTCTCATTGAAAACTAGCTATGGTAacataaagtttcaaactttaacccaaaacctaaccaaGAAACATGAAACCAATAAAGGATATTAAATAAggattaagatatatatatatatatatatatatgtatatataacaattcaaagtagtagtatatgtatatgtgggGTACCTATACTGAATTCAAAGACAACAACAACAGTAAGAATAGCCCAAACATAATGTTCACTGATATCAGGAAGAGGCTCTTTCCAAAATATCAACAAAGATATCAAAGCCAAAGCCAAACCCAACTTTGCAGAAAACACCACTTTTCTCGGGTCGGATCGACCCATTTTCCATGCCTTAATCACAACATCTTTCATACCATTCCACAAACcctttattttcttctttataaAACCATCATCATtaccatcatcaaaatcattaaGATGTAAATAATCTTCTCCTAATGACCCTTGTTTATTGcccatattattatttttatgttttttgttaagggtttttcaagaatgttatatatataatgatgatgatatatacaaGCATTTCAGTGTAAAGTGGTGATGATGATACATTCTGTAtggtgacttttttttttttttttttttttgtgagaggAATAAAAAGGGGGTGATAAATTGATATTGACACAAAGAGGGATATTTATGGTGACAGTTTCGAGGAAAAAGCAAGAGTCAAGCATTCTGTTAAATTCAATTAATTagacttttatttttgtgttcTAAAAAGGGACATTCGATGCCTGTTGTTTTAAGTTtgacaataattttttttttttttgttaataataaagTATTTATTGATGACATGGGCCATATGGTTTACAGTATTTTACAAGAAGTACGAATGGAAACACGTCAggaaaaggggaaaaaaaaaaaaagtaacttacAAGTTGTTTGATACATGTCGACAACTTTCATTTGAAGGACATGTGTCTGGTCCACGGGTATTTGATCTTAAATGGATCTTGATACAGAGTTATTTttagattaagattaagaagaTTAGGTTATTTTGATATCTCGTTATTTTTGACTTGTTGGTTAAGCTAGAATTAGTTTAAAGATAGTCAACTTCACATAACACTTACATTTGCTCTAGTAAATAATGAGATGCATTATGTCATGTTCAAGTTACAAGGAGAGTAACTCATGCATATCATCAGGCCTGATTGGAATTTTAAAACATTAGTCAGTCTACGGTTACATGTAAAAAGCATGAGGTTAGAGGGTTTAAGGTTCAACTGGTTAGATTGAATTGGGAAAACCGGTctattatatttagtattttgaATACCATAAAAACTTAAACCTCGTATGGAACCTAATGATGATAATTTAACACAAGAAGTAAGTTGGTAATGTATATCCGttagaaaaaatatttaaaaaagaaaaaattggtAATAACAGAATTTCGATTTTTAGGAAAGAAGATTTGTTAAGTTGATATTTGAGTTAAATATTAGTAGATACTAAAGGAGTACTCGTGCGATGCGATagtggtgacgggtggtggtggtgatggacAAGTGGTGACGTCGACGAGTAGTTGTAACACCTGTCATTTAAAAACatggatttcaaaaaactttgccaaacggcgtttaaaaagtagcggaaaaggatcacttaAAACTGTctcatccgtaaccggatggtactTTATAAAAcggtgttactaacgtgcatcatcaaaacaatataaatgaaatccaagatATGGCACCAATataaatgccatcattattacatgttcataaatcataaatgaaagtaGCCAAAACGTAAGGCtaagggaagtctaagcattcaacaatctatgttagtcttctttattacttctacccatctcaccgagctaatcctttccgAGCTCAAGCTTGCTTGAAGGCACAAAATTttcaaagaacaagtgttagctaataaattagctaagtaagataacataatttgaaaacatttgccgattcataatatattaacaaaacatgTCATAAATGTTGATATCACATCACAAGATAAACATAACACAATAGGATCATCATATTCCTGATGTGCCTAACAtttctttcttatctttctttctttactttgttTCTTTGCCTAAacgtaggctaagtgacttacgCCACTTACATAGGGGTGTGGAATTTGTGTGCAGGTGGTcgtagaccatacatggagtcctcacacccgacatgatgggtaaacctttcggtggtccatcggcgtcgttaaggaattgacaaagtcatttccaactaAATAAACCATTTATGCCTTTGTgcaatggtggttagttactccacccggaatactcaaacgtaactatgccacgggaggtatcatgattcccaaaccacgtgaccacgtacgccCTAGTTCCGAggaactagcatgggttaagcttaacacaacatcttgaatatgctcgagacttcttaattatattagcttaggctgcactttcacctaaactaattacatacatcatcttttactttagggTCCTTattcgtgcacgtgtcatgacaATCCTATCCAtatgtctagtgactaggtgttcaagccatgcaaacattcataaaaacatttcatcatttcatttcacatGCATAACATCATACCTTTAAATCATTCATATCTTACCATACATCATCAATGGTAATTATACATATCCCATAAAGCCTCCCATATAATCccataatcatataagtatgcaattatattcatttgggggttttaacttataaaaactatattttgttgtACCCTCAGGTGACGAaaaatgttatcttacctca harbors:
- the LOC122605672 gene encoding aluminum-activated malate transporter 9-like, which gives rise to MGNKQGSLGEDYLHLNDFDDGNDDGFIKKKIKGLWNGMKDVVIKAWKMGRSDPRKVVFSAKLGLALALISLLIFWKEPLPDISEHYVWAILTVVVVFEFSIGATFSKGLNRGLGTLSAGGLALAMAELARLCERAGAVWDEIVIVVSIFTIGSLATFAKLYPTLKAYEYGFRVFTLTYVYIMASGYRTNEFIDTAISRFLLIALGAAVSLLVNVGIYPIWAGEDLHKLVVKNFTGVANSLEGCINQYLNCVEYKRIPSKILTYQAYEDRLYSGYRSAVESTSQEDTLLGFAIWEPPHGAYKMSKYPWRNFVKLSGALRHCAFMVMALHGCVLSEIQAPAERRRVFQDELQRVGTAGANVLRELGNKVKKMEKLGGVNILDEVLKAAEDLQKKVDQKSYLLVDSNSWEIGKPPMELHDPQDFLKIEDPHVYHGYHSFSEARLDLGTSRGPGSENTNLPWEGTNGHHNHRSLTRQFSYKPERVVIQDEGDTYKSASVLSLVTFTNLLIEFVARLGNLVVAFEELSENAKFKAPQAEEKMEEEICGVWTRLWRYVKPRNRNENLLA